DNA sequence from the Armigeres subalbatus isolate Guangzhou_Male chromosome 1, GZ_Asu_2, whole genome shotgun sequence genome:
GATTCTCTCGGGTGTTACTTTCGTTTAACGAACAGCTAATCATAGGGATTTACAGTTTTTAGTTGATTACCTTCAACTTGGCGCTTATGTGTGTGGAATTTGTGGTTGTGTACACCAGGGGTTCGGGTAGTGACAGTTTTTTTTATGGGAACTGAGTCAACGGGGTTATTTGGGTAAATATGTTCTGTAAGTATTCCTGAACAATCTTCCAAAATAGCACATAGATAATGACTATCACATGTGGAACAGCATGGTCCACATGTGATAAGCGTaaaacatgaccattatttgcTTTTAGCTGTCCCTCAACAGtcaaatcacatgagaaattgTCAGAGCATTAAACATTGGTAATCGTGAAAAGCATGTTACCAATAATGCTCACACAGGAAAACTAGAGAGAAATAGTCCATTTGGTTCAGTTTATTTTTAGCTATCCAAATTAAGGGACAAATTGATTACAAACGAATAACTCATAACCTATTTGTGCCTCAATTGATAAAACAGTAATAATAATATtagaaataataatgaaaataggAGTCAAAAATTACGAGGGCATGCAAACGACGATGATGTCAGATTGCGGACGCTGGCGACAATTTACCTGAGCCTGGAAACGATGATCTACAGTCTCATCCAGGACTCTTAGAATGCAAGAAAAGCTTCGAAAAAGCTACAGAATGCTTTTCAGGACAACGGTCTGACCAGGAAAATCGGGTTGCTAAGGAAGCTAACCTAAATTCGTTTGGACGAATGCGGTAGCGTGGAATCCTACGTTGATGAGCTGATGTTCACAGCACCACATAACCTTGCAGGAATCGGCTTCAAGGTCGACTTGCTGCGTGGTTGCTAGTGGGATTTCCGAAGTTCTACGCACCCATGATTATGGGACTCGAAGCATCGGACACTGCGTTGACATCAGATGcagttaaagaaaaaaaaaatatgcagaCGTGAAATTGTCGTTTGCTCCTAAAAATGCCAACGGAGAAGGTGCGATATACTCAAATCTGAAATTCAAACGGCGTGGAAGTTCGGCGTGCCACAACTGAGTAAGCCCtctggagacgagccagccttgggctgaaagtctcctaaataaagacaaaaaattaAGCCCTCATTACATCTAACACTGCCGTCTGGTGATTACAATCGCCAAAGTTTACACAAGCTTGTGTTGATGACAGACAGAATTGAGTTAGTAAATGAAGTTGTACAAGAATGCATCCCTTGTACTGAAGGTAAGCATCCTTGAGCTGATTCTTTTCCTTCGTCGTGGGCTACTCGAATTAGTTTATTCAGACTTGGTGGGTCCCATTGAAGTTACATCGCTTGTTGGCAGCCAGTATATGATGACGTTTATCGACGATGCAAGTCGTAAAAGTTTCTTATATTACCTGGAACGAAATAatgaagtgtttttttttccttcctcgtttgtcgggtgaagatcactgcgtccagattttaggactattgtgatatacccttttactgtgaaatacgcaagttatctcagtaacatgtttgtcactgagataccttggtatcgactgaactcaagaccatctattattgatgaatagagatcctgagttacagtatgtgactcccccattctggcgagactagctttatgaagccaaccacgtccttgggggataagatccatatgtcagcaggccctaaaaagggcttgctgagaactttgaacctacgttgggtgagtgcactgcaatagcagaggatgtgttctgatgtttctctctcctcgtcacagaagcggcaatttgaggtttggattgctccgatcttttgtagatggtatctgcaggggcagtgtccagttattagaccggtgtagatgttgagatcccttttgttgagacctaatagttgttgggttttcttggggttaatcgttacgagccttttggattggctcgtatggggaagtgcattccagtttgatgtgatttgactgaccatatatttgttcagttccatttttacagagcagtctgagatcccgcagtgTTTGGTGTTTGGAGCCTATGAAAAATTTAAGTCAATGGCGGAACACCAGACCTAAAATGTTCAAGAGTACTCCACGAGAAAACTTATACGTACTCTCCCGAGCAAAATGGTGTGATGGAGAGAATGAACCGGACACTCGTCGAAAAAGCAAGAAACATGATTAACGATTCGTGTTTGTCGAAAGAATTTTGGGCTGACAGCGAGGATGAGTTTGAAGGGTTCACTACATCCGAAACACATTCGAGTGATTCAGAATATCTGGATGTCAATATCGAGCCTGCGCTTCCGTCGCAATCAGATTACGTTacaaatatttctttatttggtgAAGTTATTGGACGTAGCTCGATTGGATTGGCTCGTAGCGGCCAGGAATCGATTTCGGCGAAGTTTATGATCTGCTGGTACGGTATTCCACCATCCGATACCTTCTGACTTCTGGAAAATTGACGGACGAGGCAAGTTTGTCGGTTGCGAAAGGCACTCTACGGGCTCAAACAGTCGATTCGAGTGTAGAACTCTAAGTTGGACAAGGCGATGAAAGTGTTTAGGCTTGAGAAGTCCAAAGTAGATCCGTGCTTGTACTTCCGAATCGATGGTGACAAAACGACGATAGACGATTCAATGATTTTTACGTACAACGCCAAACTGAAGAATGCGTTGAAATCGTTTCTCCTCAATCGCTTCAAGATGAAGGATCTTGGTCAAGCAGCTTTTTGCATGCAACTGCGAATCACACGGGACCGCAAGGACGGTAAGCTGTTGGTCGGCCAAGATCCTGTTTCCATACCAGCGGAGGCGCGTATCAAGCTGGATAAATCAATGCCGCCAACAACGCCGGACGAAGCCCTGGAGAGTAAAGAAGTTAATAACAGGAGGCAGTTGGCTGTCTTACTTATCCTGCGCATGCAACGCGGCTGGATATTAGTTTTGCGGTCAATCAAATCAGCCAATTCAATGCAAATCCGGGACGCAGCCATTGGCATCTTATCAAGTGCATAATACGGTACCTACGGGGTACGAAATCGAATCGGTTAACATATTCGAAGGATCGAAGTTAGAAATTGTTTGGGTATATCGATGCCGATTGGGGAGGAGAACAAGATTCCAGGAAATTCACTACTGGATACGTCTTCACGTTCATGAGAGGAGCTGTGTCTCGTAAAATGAGACGGAAAACAACAGTAGTTGCCCATATCGTTGTGCGAAGCAAAATACGTTGCACTTTCCCGCTCTAATCAGGAAGCCCTGTGGTGGTACCACTTTCAATGGCAGATATTTTATGTTCAAAGCATTCCCATCCCGTGTTGTGACAATCAATCAGCCATCAGTAAAGCACGGAACCAATCGTATAATACCTGGCCAAGCATCTATGCATTCGGTAACATTTTATCCAAGACGTTCTAGAGTTGTTTATGTGAGTTTCGTACTCAGCAGTTTGCAAATATGTTTGCACGTGATAGCTTCGTACTGCGCTTCGGTGAGGTCAACGATTTTTCTAAACCTTCTCTGTGGTTCAGATGATTGAAGCATTTTCCGTGGTCATCTTCTTCATATTGGCATTACACATCTCCCACTAAgacattaccgcctcgcagcctagtgttcatgaagcacttccacagttgttaactgcgaggtttctaagccgagttaccatttttgcactcGTATATCATGCGGCTGAGatcaggttaaagcgatagctggacatcgctcagaaTGGAGATCTGTCAAGTCAGCCCCTTGCACGACCGAAGGTGttcaggacccataagtaagtaggTAGGAGTAAGTAGGAGGCTAAcccgatgatacatttatgtccaagaaagttgagaaaatttcttagaccggaccggaaatcaaacccagtcaccttcagcatggtcttgctttgcagccgcgcatcttaccataCGGTTATGGAAGGTCCCGTGATCAATGAGTACCAAATAGAGGGATTCTTGGAATTCATTGACCTGCTGCAGGTTGATGCAGAGCGTGACAGTATGGTTCTCGCATGGTCCTCCGGGCATAATTCTGCCCACTGCTTCGGAGGACTGACCTTTCTCTATTTCCGAATGAGGATAACTTTGCGCAGAGTTTTGAAAACAATGTACAGTAATATGATATCCCTGCAGATGTCGCATACAGTCAGATCGCCTCCATTGGAAACTATCGCTAGGACGCCTTGCATTCAGTCCGCCGGAAAAGTCATGGTGTCCGAAATATTGCAGAATTGTTGATGTAGCATTTGCGCGGATGGCATAGGGTTGAATTTGAGCATCTctgctgatatgcgatcgatcCATATTTATGGTAGCAGCTTCAACCTCCTGCGTCGCAGTCTTGATGGCGGCACATGCCGGGATGTTCAAGCGTCAAAACCTgaagaagttgttcgaagtggtCGAGCCAATTATTCAGATGATCGTGTTGGATCagtgagtgactgacatgtcgcgtTTTTCTCTGGCATCAACGGATTTGCCCTTGCTCAAACCAGGCAACACGTGAAACATCGTAGAGGAGACCCGCGCCCGCTTGTCAGTAGCCGACAGCGTTTGACCATAATTATCTAATAGGCGAGATCTGACTACGCATTAATCAGATTCAGAGGCGGTAGGCGAGGCTCGGGCGGCGAATCAACATGGACTGACTAGAAAATCCAGCTGTGCGCACTCAGCGAAAATATTAGAAGCCCGACGGAAGATTGAggagcgtagagaagcaaaGGCTACGGAACGGAAAGAACCAAAGCTCTCCGGGAGTAAAGTACGAGTCCCGTAAACGGTATGTATCTTTGTATGTGGAAGTCTTGCTCTGCTGCAGAGCATGTTGTtttgagcacttcgaacaaattcttcaagtttCAGCCAGTATTCATCAAGAAGCAGCCATCCAAAGCGTGAAATCTAAAAGGGTCCCAAGTTTGATCGGCTATCGGCGGAGGTGCTCAGGGCTGACCTTATGCTATCTCTGCAAATGTTGTATGCAATATTTTGCTCCGTTCCGCATTATTCGGGAGCAGCTCAACAAGTTGGAAGTGTGAATTACGAAGGGTCGTCGGCCCCATAGAAGCGCGACACGAGCGCCACATGACGAAGCTTAGTCTGACTCCATGCGGATAATTTTGTTTCGCCTGCTCAattgttttgaaatgttgaaGGGAGGGAGGGTGCTTTTCTTTTGTATTGTCTACTTCAGTTCCATTGGGTAAGGTAAATATATCTACCCGAAGCAAGCAGTCGCCGCTCATGAGAATTCTTTATTAGGAGATGAGCTAGTTAGCAGCGTgctgacatttagtgcccttaAAATTCGCATGAGGATAAAAAACTTTGCCGCgttgattcacgccgccgccactgCCGCTGTCGCCGGATAAAAACGAAAACGCTACCAGCACATTAGGGGCCGATGCCCACATAGCGTTTTTtgaacgctgcgtgcacgtggcgttagaaaaacgcaggtgtgtatcggtgcggcgacgctgcgttaccgctttttcccgatgcacacatgcgtccttttaacgccgtgtgcacgcagcgttgaaaagacgctacgtgggcatcgggcctatATTAGATACAATAAACGTCCCCGCTGTCcgaagctgtcaaatcgtatggacgcttcgcttcgcttcccatttcgcgtctactctggccgcaccctAAGAGTAGTATAAAAGTAGTAAACGTTAGAACAGAGCTATCAAAGGTTAAGACAGGAGTACTTGAAACGGGACTGTTAACTGAGGAAGCAAATTGACCATTGATTGATAGTTAAAATAGTaaaagcataagtactagaacgctaatGGCGATGTAgttatttaattcattttgccaaattatgcttcaacaagcttcatgttgtagtgcatgtttggtttcatcaccaacatcggttcgACACTTGGTGTACCAGTACTTTGACCGAAGTAACCGTGATGTTAGTCACGCGCACAGGAACGACATAAGCAattttatacttttgaatcagcTCTTTTAACAAGTAGAAGCATAATAATAAAACGCTAGAGGCGCTGTTATCCCATACAGCAtttggccggggttctgccatATGGCACCAAGATCCAACAAAAGattacccatttttctgcccCAGCTTTCGCTTagcattttaattgaataaaaatcgTATTGGATTTCCCACTACCCCGAACCTAAGGATATCCTACAATAAATGTGtggatgaattgatatgaaatgactTCCGTTATGCTTTTACGAAAAAAGCCGCTATAAGCCGCTTGATGCGTTTTGGCCTTGGTTTTGGCAGAGTCCCGACCATTTGTGATCGACATGATTCAATCATAGTAACCAGGATTTTCCATAAATGGTTCAATCGGcatcttgaatgtcaaatttattgttttgttttggtttgcttCTTTTCAAGTATGAAAATTGGGCTACTATGATGAAAAACATGGACATCTGACTCATAAAGTACCATCTTGCACAAAACATGTTGATTACCTTTGTTGATTACAAGATTTGAAACGCCCATctaataggggaaatgacgacTTTGATtcgttttgttctattattgtcagtggggtttttgttgatcaaatctcatgaaatttggccacaatattctttgatacgcaaagaatgtttaggccaaatttttaCAGAGCGAAACTGATATCGAAAAGCATGATTCAGAGAAAGTTGTTGATGGAGTAGGTGGCTGGTGGCATTTAAGACCGATATTGATATTGATTATGGCGTGAAATGAAAGATTTAAAGAAAGTGCCGAAGTAAAAGCCGCATTGGgtataaaaaaatcaacactCGACGCAGGTCTGAACGATGCTTTTCATTTTGCTTGACTGTATGAAGTTTGTGTGTTTGTGTTTTCTTTGCTGATCGCATTGAATAAGGTGAACACCTGCGCGACCGAGGTGGGTTTCACAAAGTAGGGGGAAAAATCTCAATAATATTGAGTGGTAATGTTTCGTTGC
Encoded proteins:
- the LOC134206113 gene encoding uncharacterized protein LOC134206113, which gives rise to MKVFRLEKSKVDPCLYFRIDGDKTTIDDSMIFTYNAKLKNALKSFLLNRFKMKDLGQAAFCMQLRITRDRKDGKLLVGQDPVSIPAEARIKLDKSMPPTTPDEALESKEVNNRRQLAVLLILRMQRGWILVLRSIKSANSMQIRDAAIGILSSA